One window from the genome of Anopheles merus strain MAF chromosome 3R, AmerM5.1, whole genome shotgun sequence encodes:
- the LOC121597161 gene encoding uncharacterized protein LOC121597161 — MAVSNIRVAKINRNQHGLRGNLTLLKDIGNNYLLFTEIYHSSLGNNQFIRTPYKLPILGICDFNSYMINEYRDYLEDVIENLPLGNECPIGARALVVKDVVFDSNAWPQQGRPGLWKVELKIVEALTSTNILELHFYINVYDY; from the exons ATGGCTGTCAGCAACATTCGGGTGGCTAAAATAAATCGAAATCAACATGGTTTGCGTGGCAATTTAACGTTACTTAAGGATATTGGAAATAATTATTTG CTTTTTACAGAAATTTATCATAGTTCCTTGGGAAACAATCAGTTTATCAGAACGCCGTACAAGCTACCAATACTTGGCATATGTGACTTTAATAGCTACATGATAAACGAGTATCGTGATTACTTGGAAGACGTTATAGAAAACTTACCCCTAGGCAATGAATGTCCCATCGGGGCAAGAGCGCTTGTTGTAAAGGACGTAGTATTTGACTCGAATGCTTGGCCACAACAAGGACGTCCAGGACTGTGGAAGGTGGAGCTGAAGATAGTTGAAGCATTGACTAGCACAAACATATTGGAATTACACTTTTACATCAACGTGTATGACTACTGA
- the LOC121597160 gene encoding serine/threonine-protein kinase meng-po: protein MRNIAVTTVIMKLSESKSDTSIIANLYKSINNSYRRLSNTSNVLHRIPEMEIPNMAIADEYDIEKMIAEGCFAKIYLAHHRPTGTTVVLKAIHTELTSLKEFVREFHYNYQLSHHPNILSCYQVKFQTKEYYVYAQEHAPFGDLAANVGASGLPESSCKKIAEQLSSALGFMHLKLLVHRDLKLENVLVFTPDFSRIKLCDFGTTTREGVLVSKNNKTWTAFLPPEVLEVVKNERFICKASSDSWQFGIVLFVCLTGATPWKSADWVRDTKYAAFMKYQKRETTKIPDNFRRFTPRLLRAFRRIFDHRDEDRAKVTDIMKYMKNRWMDGKITVSKSASNIASVGQPQQCPHPHQQHTNSDQDSVKYINHRESRNSFDGKLRARRMTSVGALTPDSVPGSMNLAGVDHQDAIRSKVWDWLESNDLSASGSVDDLTFWSTKDTKTLQLQHHQQQQRRQSVGGHLLQPHHQDLISFSESHSTVSFLRETRTITGGGVKMFK from the coding sequence ATGAGAAATATAGCAGTCACAACCGTCATAATGAAGCTATCCGAGAGTAAATCCGACACCTCCATTATTGCCAACCTGTACAAATCGATCAATAACAGCTACCGGCGGTTATCGAACACGAGCAATGTGCTACACCGCATACCGGAAATGGAGATCCCCAACATGGCGATCGCCGATGAGTACGATATCGAGAAGATGATCGCCGAGGGTTGCTTTGCAAAGATCTATCTAGCACACCATCGGCCCACTGGCACGACCGTAGTCCTAAAGGCAATTCACACCGAGCTGACAAGTCTGAAGGAGTTTGTGCGCGAGTTCCACTACAACTATCAGCTCAGCCACCACCCAAACATCCTCAGCTGCTATCAGGTGAAGTTCCAGACGAAGGAGTATTATGTGTATGCGCAGGAGCACGCCCCGTTTGGCGATTTGGCGGCCAACGTCGGGGCAAGCGGGTTACCGGAGAGCAGCTGCAAAAAGATCGCCGAACAGCTCAGTTCGGCGCTTGGTTTCATGCACCTAAAATTGCTCGTTCACCGCGATTTGAAGTTAGAGAACGTGCTGGTCTTTACGCCTGATTTTTCCCGCATCAAGCTATGCGACTTCGGCACGACGACACGAGAAGGTGTGCTGgtgagcaaaaacaacaaaacctggACGGCGTTCCTACCGCCCGAGGTGCTGGAAGTGGTCAAGAACGAACGGTTCATCTGCAAGGCGTCGTCCGACTCGTGGCAGTTTGGCATCGTGCTGTTCGTTTGTCTGACTGGGGCAACACCTTGGAAGTCGGCCGACTGGGTGCGGGATACCAAGTACGCAGCGTTCATGAAGTATCAGAAGCGCGAAACTACCAAAATTCCGGACAACTTCCGACGGTTCACGCCCCGATTATTGCGTGCCTTTCGGCGCATCTTTGACCACCGGGATGAGGATCGGGCGAAGGTGACGGACATCATGAAGTACATGAAGAACCGCTGGATGGATGGCAAGATCACGGTGTCGAAGTCGGCTTCCAACATTGCCAGCGTGGGCCAGCCACAACAGTGCCCGCAtccgcaccagcagcacaccaacTCGGACCAGGACTCGGTGAAGTACATCAACCATCGCGAAAGCCGGAACTCGTTCGATGGGAAGCTGCGAGCACGGCGCATGACCAGTGTTGGGGCGCTCACGCCCGATTCGGTGCCGGGCTCAATGAATCTAGCCGGGGTGGATCACCAGGATGCCATCCGAAGCAAGGTGTGGGATTGGTTGGAATCGAACGATCTGAGTGCGAGCGGCAGTGTGGACGATCTTACGTTCTGGAGCACCAAAGATACGAAAACGTTGCAGCTAcagcatcaccagcagcagcagcggcgccAAAGTGTCGGTGGCCATCTGCTCCAGCCACATCACCAGGATCTGATCAGCTTCAGCGAATCTCACAGCACGGTTAGCTTTCTTCGCGAAACGCGAACCATCACCGGCGGTGGTGTGAAAATGTTCAAATGA